One genomic segment of Alicycliphilus denitrificans K601 includes these proteins:
- a CDS encoding LemA family protein — protein sequence MWTTWILLALLLFWAVGAYNRLIRLRSAAMQAFGALDAHMLRWMALLGEYEASRAAPADSEGAQGAARSAEQDDAHAALWAAATQLSASLAVARARPLDADAAAALSAAAQVLDTAWQTVVREAAQTSEGVAPPALAPWVQRREQVALQSDAARRQFNDAVLLYNHAVAQFPASLLAWLFGLKKGRTL from the coding sequence ATGTGGACCACCTGGATTCTTCTGGCGCTGCTGCTGTTCTGGGCGGTGGGCGCCTACAACCGGCTTATCCGTCTGCGGTCGGCCGCCATGCAGGCCTTTGGCGCGCTGGACGCGCACATGCTGCGCTGGATGGCCCTGCTGGGGGAGTACGAGGCATCGCGCGCAGCGCCCGCCGATTCCGAGGGCGCCCAGGGCGCCGCCCGGTCAGCAGAGCAGGACGATGCCCATGCCGCCCTGTGGGCAGCCGCGACCCAGCTGAGCGCCTCGCTGGCCGTGGCGCGCGCACGGCCGCTGGACGCGGATGCCGCGGCTGCGCTGTCGGCCGCGGCGCAGGTGCTCGATACCGCTTGGCAGACCGTCGTGCGCGAGGCGGCGCAGACCAGCGAGGGCGTTGCCCCGCCCGCGCTGGCGCCCTGGGTGCAGCGGCGCGAGCAGGTCGCGCTGCAAAGCGATGCGGCGCGGCGCCAGTTCAATGACGCGGTGCTCTTGTACAACCATGCCGTGGCCCAGTTCCCGGCCAGCCTGCTGGCCTGGCTGTTCGGCTTGAAGAAGGGGCGTACGCTGTGA
- the rsmB gene encoding 16S rRNA (cytosine(967)-C(5))-methyltransferase RsmB has product MSAHPHPSPGAASAALSRLLDATASALQAIRAGQSGTAALAATDAALRPAVQALLFQVLRNLGRAQALRRLLAPRKPPPRVDALLCTALALAWEPESAPYEPFTLVNQAVEAAKRSPARHGSAAFINACLRRFLREREGLVAATQGDETAVWNHPAWWIQRLRRDHPQCWQQILQANNAPAPMVLRVARQKSTSALYQKALAAINIESTAVGGWGVVLARPVPVQRLPGFDEGVVSVQDAAAQMAAPLLLDGLDAGKSLRLLDACAAPGGKTAHLLEWAAALQAPWQVTALEVDVVRAERIHDNLRRLGLSAQVLVADAGRPEAWWQQASGGEPFDAILLDAPCTASGIVRRHPDVRWLRRESDVAQLAALQARLLAALWPLLKPGGRMLYCTCSVFRAEGDAQIQAFLAHNTDARLLPSAGHLFPGSPDKHGALRDNGPGEHDGFFYALLQKAA; this is encoded by the coding sequence GTGAGCGCGCATCCCCATCCTTCCCCGGGCGCCGCATCGGCGGCGCTGTCCAGGCTGCTTGATGCGACCGCCTCGGCGCTGCAGGCCATACGCGCCGGGCAGTCGGGCACGGCGGCGCTGGCCGCCACCGATGCCGCCCTGCGCCCCGCGGTGCAGGCGCTGCTGTTCCAGGTGCTGCGCAATCTGGGCCGCGCCCAGGCGCTGCGCCGCCTCCTGGCGCCGCGCAAACCCCCGCCGCGCGTGGACGCCCTGCTGTGCACGGCGCTGGCGCTGGCCTGGGAGCCCGAGTCGGCGCCCTACGAGCCGTTCACTCTGGTCAATCAGGCGGTGGAGGCCGCCAAGCGCAGCCCGGCGAGGCACGGCAGCGCCGCATTCATCAATGCCTGCCTGCGGCGCTTCCTGCGCGAGCGCGAGGGGCTGGTGGCCGCCACGCAGGGCGACGAGACCGCCGTCTGGAACCACCCCGCCTGGTGGATACAGCGCCTGCGCCGCGACCATCCCCAGTGTTGGCAGCAGATACTGCAGGCCAACAACGCTCCCGCGCCCATGGTCCTCAGGGTTGCAAGGCAAAAAAGCACCTCAGCGCTTTACCAGAAAGCACTTGCAGCTATCAATATTGAATCTACCGCAGTGGGCGGCTGGGGCGTGGTGCTGGCCCGCCCCGTGCCGGTGCAGCGGCTGCCCGGGTTCGACGAGGGCGTGGTGTCGGTGCAGGACGCGGCCGCGCAAATGGCGGCGCCGCTGCTGCTCGATGGGCTGGATGCGGGCAAGTCGCTGCGCCTGCTCGACGCCTGCGCCGCGCCCGGCGGCAAGACGGCGCACCTGCTCGAATGGGCGGCCGCGCTGCAGGCGCCCTGGCAGGTCACGGCGCTGGAGGTGGATGTGGTTCGTGCCGAACGCATCCACGACAACCTGCGCCGCCTGGGGCTGAGCGCCCAGGTGCTGGTGGCCGACGCCGGCAGGCCCGAGGCCTGGTGGCAGCAGGCCAGCGGCGGCGAGCCCTTCGACGCCATCCTGCTGGACGCGCCCTGCACGGCGTCGGGCATCGTGCGCCGCCACCCGGACGTGCGCTGGCTGCGCCGCGAGAGCGACGTGGCGCAGCTGGCCGCGCTGCAGGCGCGCCTGCTGGCCGCGCTGTGGCCGCTGCTCAAGCCCGGTGGGCGCATGCTGTACTGCACCTGCTCGGTGTTCCGCGCGGAAGGAGATGCGCAGATCCAGGCGTTTCTTGCGCACAACACCGATGCGCGTTTGCTGCCGTCTGCGGGCCACTTATTCCCCGGTAGCCCGGACAAGCATGGTGCGCTCCGGGACAATGGGCCGGGTGAGCACGACGGTTTCTTTTACGCATTGCTGCAAAAAGCCGCCTGA
- a CDS encoding DUF4390 domain-containing protein has protein sequence MFACLLALWALPSAVRAQHHGEVADLQLERTAEGLLLSAALQLELPEVVEDALYKGISMHFIAEAEVVRQRWYWSDKTVARATRFLRLNYQPLTRRWRLTQSPVPFAANGLGVSLGQNFEELPDALSAMQRIARWKIADEAQIDEGVPYVVNFQFRLDMSQLPRPLQIGAVGRSGWDIVLARSVRLPAAEAAR, from the coding sequence TTGTTCGCCTGCCTGCTCGCCCTCTGGGCGCTGCCTTCGGCCGTGCGCGCCCAGCACCACGGCGAGGTCGCCGACCTGCAGTTGGAGCGCACGGCCGAAGGCCTGCTCCTGAGCGCCGCCTTGCAGCTGGAGCTGCCCGAGGTGGTTGAGGATGCGCTGTACAAGGGCATCTCCATGCACTTCATCGCCGAGGCCGAGGTGGTGCGCCAGCGCTGGTATTGGTCCGACAAGACCGTGGCGCGCGCTACGCGCTTCCTGCGCCTGAACTACCAGCCGCTCACGCGCCGCTGGCGCCTGACGCAGTCGCCCGTGCCGTTCGCTGCCAACGGCCTGGGGGTGTCGCTGGGCCAGAACTTCGAGGAACTGCCCGACGCGCTCTCGGCCATGCAGCGCATCGCCCGCTGGAAGATCGCGGACGAGGCGCAGATCGACGAAGGCGTGCCCTACGTGGTCAACTTCCAGTTCCGTCTCGACATGTCGCAGCTGCCGCGGCCGTTGCAGATCGGTGCCGTGGGGCGCTCGGGCTGGGACATCGTGCTGGCGCGCAGCGTGCGCCTGCCTGCAGCGGAGGCCGCGCGATGA